One genomic region from Dromaius novaehollandiae isolate bDroNov1 chromosome 21, bDroNov1.hap1, whole genome shotgun sequence encodes:
- the ST3GAL4 gene encoding CMP-N-acetylneuraminate-beta-galactosamide-alpha-2,3-sialyltransferase 4 isoform X9 — protein MEELGSLCDAGEVTSGSRDESSSPRVTPPSVIKMLKSRGKILGVLALFLVMVWYSISREDRYIQLFYFPVQENKTMCPVGEVEKKAAQLIANYTRDHPLFLQLKDYFWVKTPSLYELPYGTKGSEDVLLRLLSVTSYAMPESIQSLKCRRCAVVGNGHRLRNSSMGETINTYDVVIRLNNAPVHGYEQDVGSKTTMRLFYPESAHFNPRRENDPDTLLVLVPFKPMDFQWMEAILNDKKRVRKGFWKQPPLIWDADPEQVRILNPYYMEVTAAKLLNLPMKQPRKVKQKPTTGLLAITLALHFCDLVHIAGFGYPDSANKKQTIHYYEQITLKSMAMSEHNVSHEALAIKRMLELGLVRNLTYF, from the exons GTGACCAGCGGCAGCCGCGATGAGAGCTCGAGCCCTCGGGTGACACCCCCCTCGGTGATAAAAATGCTCAAGTCTC GTGGGAAGATCCTTGGAGtgctggctttgtttctggtgatgGTGTGGTACTCGATCTCCCGGGAAGACAGGTACATACAGCT CTTTTATTTCCCCGTGCAAGAAAACAAGACGATGTGTCCGGTCGGAGAGGTGGAAAAGAAAGCGGCGCAGCTCATAGCGAA TTACACGAGGGATCACCCGCTGTTCTTGCAGCTGAAGGACTACTTCTGGGTGAAGACGCCGTCGCTCTACGAGCTGCCCTACGGCACCAAAGGAAGCG AAGATGTCCTCCTGCGCTTGCTGTCGGTCACCAGCTACGCCATGCCCGAGAGCATCCAGAG CCTGAAGTGCCGGCGGTGCGCGGTGGTGGGGAACGGGCACCGGCTGCGCAACAGCTCCATGGGGGAGACCATCAACACGTACGACGTCGTGATCAG GTTGAACAACGCCCCGGTGCACGGCTACGAGCAGGACGTGGGCTCCAAGACCACCATGCGCCTCTTCTACCCGGAGTCGGCCCACTTCAACCCCCGCAGGGAGAACGACCCCGACacgctgctggtgctggtgccctTCAAGCCCATGGACTTCCAGTGGATGGAGGCCATTCTCAACGACAAGAAGCGC GTTCGAAAGGGCTTCTGGAAACAGCCCCCTTTGATCTGGGATGCTGACCCCGAGCAAGTGCGGATCCTCAACCCCTATTACATGGAAGTGACTGCTGCTAAACTACTAAACCTGCCGATGAAGCAGCCGCGCAAGGTGAAACAG AAGCCGACGACGGGGTTGCTGGCCATAACCTTGGCGCTGCACTTCTGCGACCTGGTGCACATCGCGGGCTTCGGCTACCCCGACTCGGCCAACAAGAAGCAGACCATCCACTACTACGAGCAAATCACGCTTAAGTCTATGGCG ATGTCGGAGCACAACGTCTCGCACGAGGCGTTGGCCATAAAGCGGATGCTGGAGCTGGGCCTCGTCAGGAACCTCACTTACTTCTGA
- the ST3GAL4 gene encoding CMP-N-acetylneuraminate-beta-galactosamide-alpha-2,3-sialyltransferase 4 isoform X12: MVWYSISREDSFYFPVQENKTMCPVGEVEKKAAQLIANYTRDHPLFLQLKDYFWVKTPSLYELPYGTKGSEDVLLRLLSVTSYAMPESIQSLKCRRCAVVGNGHRLRNSSMGETINTYDVVIRLNNAPVHGYEQDVGSKTTMRLFYPESAHFNPRRENDPDTLLVLVPFKPMDFQWMEAILNDKKRVRKGFWKQPPLIWDADPEQVRILNPYYMEVTAAKLLNLPMKQPRKVKQKPTTGLLAITLALHFCDLVHIAGFGYPDSANKKQTIHYYEQITLKSMAMSEHNVSHEALAIKRMLELGLVRNLTYF; this comes from the exons atgGTGTGGTACTCGATCTCCCGGGAAGACAG CTTTTATTTCCCCGTGCAAGAAAACAAGACGATGTGTCCGGTCGGAGAGGTGGAAAAGAAAGCGGCGCAGCTCATAGCGAA TTACACGAGGGATCACCCGCTGTTCTTGCAGCTGAAGGACTACTTCTGGGTGAAGACGCCGTCGCTCTACGAGCTGCCCTACGGCACCAAAGGAAGCG AAGATGTCCTCCTGCGCTTGCTGTCGGTCACCAGCTACGCCATGCCCGAGAGCATCCAGAG CCTGAAGTGCCGGCGGTGCGCGGTGGTGGGGAACGGGCACCGGCTGCGCAACAGCTCCATGGGGGAGACCATCAACACGTACGACGTCGTGATCAG GTTGAACAACGCCCCGGTGCACGGCTACGAGCAGGACGTGGGCTCCAAGACCACCATGCGCCTCTTCTACCCGGAGTCGGCCCACTTCAACCCCCGCAGGGAGAACGACCCCGACacgctgctggtgctggtgccctTCAAGCCCATGGACTTCCAGTGGATGGAGGCCATTCTCAACGACAAGAAGCGC GTTCGAAAGGGCTTCTGGAAACAGCCCCCTTTGATCTGGGATGCTGACCCCGAGCAAGTGCGGATCCTCAACCCCTATTACATGGAAGTGACTGCTGCTAAACTACTAAACCTGCCGATGAAGCAGCCGCGCAAGGTGAAACAG AAGCCGACGACGGGGTTGCTGGCCATAACCTTGGCGCTGCACTTCTGCGACCTGGTGCACATCGCGGGCTTCGGCTACCCCGACTCGGCCAACAAGAAGCAGACCATCCACTACTACGAGCAAATCACGCTTAAGTCTATGGCG ATGTCGGAGCACAACGTCTCGCACGAGGCGTTGGCCATAAAGCGGATGCTGGAGCTGGGCCTCGTCAGGAACCTCACTTACTTCTGA
- the ST3GAL4 gene encoding CMP-N-acetylneuraminate-beta-galactosamide-alpha-2,3-sialyltransferase 4 isoform X10, which translates to MVELKQLEFLQVTSGSRDESSSPRVTPPSVIKMLKSRGKILGVLALFLVMVWYSISREDRYIQLFYFPVQENKTMCPVGEVEKKAAQLIANYTRDHPLFLQLKDYFWVKTPSLYELPYGTKGSEDVLLRLLSVTSYAMPESIQSLKCRRCAVVGNGHRLRNSSMGETINTYDVVIRLNNAPVHGYEQDVGSKTTMRLFYPESAHFNPRRENDPDTLLVLVPFKPMDFQWMEAILNDKKRVRKGFWKQPPLIWDADPEQVRILNPYYMEVTAAKLLNLPMKQPRKVKQKPTTGLLAITLALHFCDLVHIAGFGYPDSANKKQTIHYYEQITLKSMAMSEHNVSHEALAIKRMLELGLVRNLTYF; encoded by the exons GTGACCAGCGGCAGCCGCGATGAGAGCTCGAGCCCTCGGGTGACACCCCCCTCGGTGATAAAAATGCTCAAGTCTC GTGGGAAGATCCTTGGAGtgctggctttgtttctggtgatgGTGTGGTACTCGATCTCCCGGGAAGACAGGTACATACAGCT CTTTTATTTCCCCGTGCAAGAAAACAAGACGATGTGTCCGGTCGGAGAGGTGGAAAAGAAAGCGGCGCAGCTCATAGCGAA TTACACGAGGGATCACCCGCTGTTCTTGCAGCTGAAGGACTACTTCTGGGTGAAGACGCCGTCGCTCTACGAGCTGCCCTACGGCACCAAAGGAAGCG AAGATGTCCTCCTGCGCTTGCTGTCGGTCACCAGCTACGCCATGCCCGAGAGCATCCAGAG CCTGAAGTGCCGGCGGTGCGCGGTGGTGGGGAACGGGCACCGGCTGCGCAACAGCTCCATGGGGGAGACCATCAACACGTACGACGTCGTGATCAG GTTGAACAACGCCCCGGTGCACGGCTACGAGCAGGACGTGGGCTCCAAGACCACCATGCGCCTCTTCTACCCGGAGTCGGCCCACTTCAACCCCCGCAGGGAGAACGACCCCGACacgctgctggtgctggtgccctTCAAGCCCATGGACTTCCAGTGGATGGAGGCCATTCTCAACGACAAGAAGCGC GTTCGAAAGGGCTTCTGGAAACAGCCCCCTTTGATCTGGGATGCTGACCCCGAGCAAGTGCGGATCCTCAACCCCTATTACATGGAAGTGACTGCTGCTAAACTACTAAACCTGCCGATGAAGCAGCCGCGCAAGGTGAAACAG AAGCCGACGACGGGGTTGCTGGCCATAACCTTGGCGCTGCACTTCTGCGACCTGGTGCACATCGCGGGCTTCGGCTACCCCGACTCGGCCAACAAGAAGCAGACCATCCACTACTACGAGCAAATCACGCTTAAGTCTATGGCG ATGTCGGAGCACAACGTCTCGCACGAGGCGTTGGCCATAAAGCGGATGCTGGAGCTGGGCCTCGTCAGGAACCTCACTTACTTCTGA
- the ST3GAL4 gene encoding CMP-N-acetylneuraminate-beta-galactosamide-alpha-2,3-sialyltransferase 4 isoform X11 gives MVWYSISREDRYIQLFYFPVQENKTMCPVGEVEKKAAQLIANYTRDHPLFLQLKDYFWVKTPSLYELPYGTKGSEDVLLRLLSVTSYAMPESIQSLKCRRCAVVGNGHRLRNSSMGETINTYDVVIRLNNAPVHGYEQDVGSKTTMRLFYPESAHFNPRRENDPDTLLVLVPFKPMDFQWMEAILNDKKRVRKGFWKQPPLIWDADPEQVRILNPYYMEVTAAKLLNLPMKQPRKVKQKPTTGLLAITLALHFCDLVHIAGFGYPDSANKKQTIHYYEQITLKSMAMSEHNVSHEALAIKRMLELGLVRNLTYF, from the exons atgGTGTGGTACTCGATCTCCCGGGAAGACAGGTACATACAGCT CTTTTATTTCCCCGTGCAAGAAAACAAGACGATGTGTCCGGTCGGAGAGGTGGAAAAGAAAGCGGCGCAGCTCATAGCGAA TTACACGAGGGATCACCCGCTGTTCTTGCAGCTGAAGGACTACTTCTGGGTGAAGACGCCGTCGCTCTACGAGCTGCCCTACGGCACCAAAGGAAGCG AAGATGTCCTCCTGCGCTTGCTGTCGGTCACCAGCTACGCCATGCCCGAGAGCATCCAGAG CCTGAAGTGCCGGCGGTGCGCGGTGGTGGGGAACGGGCACCGGCTGCGCAACAGCTCCATGGGGGAGACCATCAACACGTACGACGTCGTGATCAG GTTGAACAACGCCCCGGTGCACGGCTACGAGCAGGACGTGGGCTCCAAGACCACCATGCGCCTCTTCTACCCGGAGTCGGCCCACTTCAACCCCCGCAGGGAGAACGACCCCGACacgctgctggtgctggtgccctTCAAGCCCATGGACTTCCAGTGGATGGAGGCCATTCTCAACGACAAGAAGCGC GTTCGAAAGGGCTTCTGGAAACAGCCCCCTTTGATCTGGGATGCTGACCCCGAGCAAGTGCGGATCCTCAACCCCTATTACATGGAAGTGACTGCTGCTAAACTACTAAACCTGCCGATGAAGCAGCCGCGCAAGGTGAAACAG AAGCCGACGACGGGGTTGCTGGCCATAACCTTGGCGCTGCACTTCTGCGACCTGGTGCACATCGCGGGCTTCGGCTACCCCGACTCGGCCAACAAGAAGCAGACCATCCACTACTACGAGCAAATCACGCTTAAGTCTATGGCG ATGTCGGAGCACAACGTCTCGCACGAGGCGTTGGCCATAAAGCGGATGCTGGAGCTGGGCCTCGTCAGGAACCTCACTTACTTCTGA